The following are encoded in a window of Streptomyces sp. 11x1 genomic DNA:
- a CDS encoding sugar ABC transporter permease, whose amino-acid sequence MTTLSPPTEGAGVAVSSRDPRSGEPTGRRRLLRALKPGPGADAGGAALYRRWWLPWLWMSPAIIGISVFGLYPFLNTLLLSFTDAKPLGGAASFVGLDNYTRMLGDSDFWLATRNSVLYALIVVPLMVLLPLMLAVLVEKNLPGIGFFRSAFYTPVLASSVVVGLSWQWLLSDQGLVNTWLQKAHIIRSAIPFLSDSWLILLCAMGLTLWKGLGWYMIFYLAALGNVPKELHEAAAVDGAGAVRRFWHVTVPGVRTSMMLVGTLTGIGSLRVFTEIYMLGGATGGPGGADRTLPFYIRDVALDPLTGNAGYGSAVSVALFVLTLGLTLLAQRLTKEDES is encoded by the coding sequence ATGACCACCCTCTCTCCCCCCACCGAAGGAGCGGGGGTCGCGGTCTCCTCCCGCGACCCCCGCTCCGGGGAACCGACCGGCCGGCGCCGCCTGTTGCGGGCCCTCAAACCGGGTCCCGGCGCCGACGCGGGCGGCGCCGCGCTGTACCGCCGCTGGTGGCTGCCGTGGCTGTGGATGTCCCCCGCGATCATCGGCATCAGCGTCTTCGGCCTGTACCCGTTCCTGAACACGCTCCTGCTGTCGTTCACCGACGCCAAACCGCTCGGCGGCGCCGCCTCGTTCGTGGGCCTGGACAACTACACCCGGATGCTGGGCGACTCCGACTTCTGGCTCGCCACCCGCAACAGCGTGCTGTACGCGCTGATCGTGGTCCCGCTGATGGTGCTGCTCCCGCTGATGCTGGCCGTGCTGGTGGAGAAGAACCTGCCCGGCATCGGCTTCTTCCGCTCCGCGTTCTACACCCCGGTCCTCGCCTCCAGCGTGGTCGTGGGCCTCAGCTGGCAGTGGCTGCTCAGCGACCAGGGCCTGGTCAACACCTGGCTGCAGAAGGCTCACATCATCCGGTCGGCGATCCCGTTCCTGTCGGACTCCTGGCTGATCCTGCTGTGCGCGATGGGGCTCACCCTGTGGAAGGGCCTCGGCTGGTACATGATCTTCTACCTGGCCGCGCTGGGGAACGTGCCCAAGGAACTGCACGAGGCCGCCGCCGTGGACGGCGCGGGCGCGGTCCGCCGTTTCTGGCACGTCACCGTGCCGGGCGTGCGCACCTCGATGATGCTGGTCGGCACCCTCACCGGTATCGGCTCGCTGCGTGTGTTCACGGAGATCTACATGCTCGGCGGCGCGACCGGCGGCCCCGGCGGCGCCGACCGCACCCTCCCCTTCTACATCCGGGACGTCGCCCTCGACCCGCTCACCGGCAACGCCGGCTACGGCTCGGCCGTCAGCGTCGCCCTCTTCGTACTCACCCTGGGCCTCACACTGCTCGCACAGCGACTGACGAAGGAGGACGAGTCGTGA
- a CDS encoding extracellular solute-binding protein produces MRARRLTGCVVGVIALTLTAAGCGLSGGGSDSGDATAGGCKVDQGNVGSGKLTGDVKGTITFQTTNLKKDFGGYFNGVIKAFEQAHPDTTVKWVDDPGDATFTQRLVADAQGCTLPDVVNINVNTAIALTKTGYLLDLDKKAPDAGEPFVPNLWKSSMYADASGTKVHSVLPWYSGGIVQTFNTDLMKKAGLDPAKPPTTVLGLFEDAQKIAEVSDGKYYAFLANPQLRIPADWQQMDIKVLSSDGKKFTFADDPKTAQWVEAMTKLYKSGGMPRDSLSSTQDPANVYGQGKLVYGPTNPNFLRFIQQNNPSVYKKTGVARFMLDDLGHTVGAPQYIGVASTSKNAATALSFARFLTNAKNQLEWAKDPNVVIFPSTTASLDDPFFQSVKGDDPFAEARKIVASDRKTSTADEIALTPGELNAITAQIQLAMQGKKSAQDAVDEAQKKANALIEQGS; encoded by the coding sequence ATGCGCGCGAGAAGACTGACCGGATGTGTGGTGGGTGTCATCGCCCTCACCCTGACCGCCGCGGGCTGCGGCCTGTCGGGCGGGGGATCCGACAGCGGGGACGCCACCGCCGGCGGCTGCAAGGTCGACCAGGGCAATGTCGGGTCCGGGAAGCTGACCGGAGACGTCAAGGGCACGATCACCTTCCAGACGACGAATCTGAAGAAGGACTTCGGCGGCTACTTCAACGGGGTCATCAAGGCCTTCGAGCAGGCCCACCCGGACACCACCGTGAAGTGGGTCGACGACCCGGGCGACGCCACCTTCACCCAGCGCCTGGTCGCGGACGCGCAGGGCTGCACCCTGCCGGACGTCGTGAACATCAACGTCAACACGGCGATCGCGCTCACCAAGACCGGCTATCTGCTCGACCTGGACAAGAAGGCCCCGGACGCGGGCGAGCCGTTCGTGCCCAACCTGTGGAAGTCGAGCATGTACGCCGACGCCTCCGGCACCAAGGTGCACAGCGTGCTCCCCTGGTACTCCGGCGGCATCGTGCAGACCTTCAACACCGACCTGATGAAGAAGGCGGGCCTCGATCCGGCCAAACCTCCGACGACCGTGCTCGGTCTGTTCGAGGACGCGCAGAAGATAGCCGAGGTCTCGGACGGCAAGTACTACGCCTTCCTCGCCAACCCGCAGCTGCGCATCCCCGCCGACTGGCAGCAGATGGACATCAAGGTCCTCTCCTCCGACGGCAAGAAGTTCACCTTCGCCGACGACCCGAAGACCGCGCAGTGGGTGGAGGCGATGACGAAGCTCTACAAGTCCGGCGGCATGCCGAGGGACTCGCTCTCCTCCACCCAGGACCCGGCCAACGTCTACGGCCAGGGCAAGCTGGTCTACGGCCCGACGAACCCCAACTTCCTTCGCTTCATCCAGCAGAACAACCCGAGCGTCTACAAGAAGACGGGTGTCGCCCGCTTCATGCTGGACGACCTCGGCCACACCGTCGGCGCCCCGCAGTACATCGGTGTCGCGTCCACCAGCAAGAACGCGGCGACCGCGCTGTCCTTCGCGCGGTTCCTGACCAACGCGAAGAACCAGCTGGAGTGGGCGAAGGACCCGAACGTCGTCATCTTCCCCTCCACCACGGCCTCCCTGGACGACCCGTTCTTCCAGTCGGTCAAGGGTGACGACCCGTTCGCCGAGGCCCGCAAGATCGTCGCGAGCGACCGCAAGACCTCCACGGCCGACGAGATCGCCCTGACCCCCGGTGAGCTGAACGCCATCACGGCCCAGATCCAGCTGGCCATGCAGGGCAAGAAGAGCGCCCAGGACGCCGTGGACGAGGCCCAGAAGAAGGCCAATGCGCTGATCGAGCAGGGCAGCTGA